In the Populus trichocarpa isolate Nisqually-1 chromosome 1, P.trichocarpa_v4.1, whole genome shotgun sequence genome, one interval contains:
- the LOC7479315 gene encoding 5-amino-6-(5-phospho-D-ribitylamino)uracil phosphatase, chloroplastic, whose amino-acid sequence MADSIAAASLIGYRPLSGGLSVKDGSYRRKSLSSCWRPVNEFVGKRILYSSPMLPRLKIDMLVNTSIKALATELTKEAYSFRERERIPRTWNYRVDTGADRKPGLWPPENRADNPSLHNPLIRQERMGCGWLGAIFEWEGVIIEDNPDLERQAWLSLSQEEGKPAPPAFILRRVEGMKSEQAISEVLCWSRDPAEMKRMATRREEIYQSLQGGIYRLRTGSKEFVNILMRHKIPMALVSTRPRKTLENAIGTIGIEGYFTVIVAAEDVHRGKPDPEMFIYAAQLLNFIPQRCIVFGNSNQAVEAAHDAFMKCVAVASKHPVYELGAADLAVRKLDELSIVDLKNLADIESPEFGPPEPELELELEEDNDRPTTVGVDDIFW is encoded by the coding sequence ATGGCGGATTCAATTGCTGCAGCATCTCTTATTGGGTATAGGCCACTCAGTGGAGGATTGTCTGTTAAGGATGGTTCTTACAGGAGGAAATCTTTGAGTAGTTGTTGGCGTCCTGTAAATGAGTTTGTGGGAAAAAGGATTCTTTATTCTTCTCCTATGTTGCCAAGATTGAAAATTGATATGCTAGTTAATACCTCGATTAAGGCTCTGGCAACGGAGCTTACAAAAGAGGCGTATTcattcagagagagagagagaataccACGGACTTGGAATTACCGAGTTGATACTGGTGCTGATAGAAAACCAGGTTTGTGGCCACCAGAGAATAGAGCGGATAACCCTTCGTTGCATAACCCCTTGATTCGACAAGAAAGGATGGGTTGTGGTTGGTTGGGTGCTATATTTGAGTGGGAGGGTGTGATAATTGAGGATAATCCTGATCTCGAGAGGCAAGCTTGGCTCTCTCTTTCTCAAGAAGAAGGGAAACCTGCTCCTCCAGCCTTTATTTTGAGACGAGTAGAAGGGATGAAGAGTGAGCAAGCGATATCTGAAGTCTTGTGTTGGTCGAGAGACCCAGCAGAGATGAAAAGAATGGCTACGAGGAGGGAAGAAATCTACCAATCACTGCAAGGTGGGATATATAGATTACGGACTGGTTCAAAGGAGTTTGTGAATATTTTGATGCGTCACAAGATACCAATGGCATTGGTTTCCACACGTCCAAGAAAGACTCTCGAGAATGCAATTGGAACCATTGGGATAGAAGGGTATTTCACTGTTATTGTAGCAGCAGAAGATGTTCACAGGGGGAAGCCGGATCCGGAGATGTTTATTTATGCAGCCCAGCTTCTAAACTTTATACCACAACGCTGTATTGTGTTTGGGAACTCTAATCAGGCCGTGGAGGCTGCCCATGATGCTTTTATGAAGTGTGTAGCTGTTGCTAGCAAGCATCCTGTGTATGAGCTTGGTGCTGCAGACTTGGCGGTGAGGAAATTAGATGAACTTTCAATTGTTGATCTGAAAAATCTTGCTGATATTGAATCCCCAGAATTTGGGCCTCCTGAGCCAGAGTTGGAgctggagctggaggaggataATGATCGACCTACCACAGTGGGAGTTGATGATATCTTCTGGTAA